A region of the Stieleria neptunia genome:
ACGAAGACGGGATCCGCTCGCTGGACGGTTATGAGCTGGCCACGCGGTTGTCGTACTTTCTGTGGAGCAGCATGCCGGATCAACGGCTGTTCGATTTGGCGGCATCGGGCGAACTGACGAACAAGGACGTGTTGGCGGCGGAGGCGAAACGGATGCTCGCCGATCCCAAGTCGCGTGCCCTGGTCGACAATTTTGCCGGACAGTGGCTGCAACTGCGCGACGTGTCATCGTTGATGCCCGACCCGGTTCGGTTCCCCGATTTTGATGAACCGCTGCGTCAGGCGATGCGTCGCGAGACCGAGACGTTTTTCGAGCAAATGATTCGCCAGGATCGCAGCGTCTTGGAGTTTCTGGAAGCGGATTACACGTTCGTCAATGAACGCCTGGCACGGCACTATGGAATCGATTCGATCCAAGGCGAATCCTTTCAAAAGGTTGCGTTGCCGGCGGGGCGTCGCGGCGTGTTGACCCATTCGAGCATTTTGATGCTGACGTCCAACCCGACGCGGACGTCACCGGTCAAACGCGGCAAGTGGATTTTGGAGAATTTTCTGGCCGAACCGCCGCCGCCACCGCCTGCCGATGTGCCGGACTTGGAAGAGGGCGGCGAAGTCCTGGGATCGCTGCGCGAGCAAATGGAACAGCATCGCGCCAACGAATCCTGCGCGGTCTGCCACCGAAAGATGGACGCATTGGGGTTCGGGATGGAGAACTTTGACGCCGTGGGCGCGTATCGCGAGCGTGACGGCGCCTATGAAATTGACGCCTCCGGCGAGTTGCCCGGCGGAGTCGAGTTTGACGGGGCCGAGGAGCTGATGCAGATCCTGGTGCAGGAAAAAAGTCAGCAATTCTGCAAGTGTCTGGCCGGTAAATTGCTAACTTATGCGTTGGGGCGGGGTTTAACGTCCTACGACCGGTGCACCGTCAATTCCGCCTTGGCGGCCATGGAAAACGATGGTTATCGATTCAGTTCACTCGTCGCAGCGATTGTCACGAGTGATCCCTTTACGATGCGTGAGAGGAAGCGAGATCAATGAGTCTTCACACAAGCCGACTGTCACGACGCACCGTCCTCCGCGGGCTGGGCGTTTCGCTGGCCCTGCCGTGGATGGAATCGACGGCGCCGAAAGTCGTCGCCGGGTCCGCGACCACTCCAAACCGGATGGCGTTCATCTTTGTGCCCAACGGCGTCCATCTGCCCGATTGGACACCGCAGTTGGAAGGTTATGGCTATGACCTGCCGTCCATTCTTTCTCCCCTGGCACCGGTCCA
Encoded here:
- a CDS encoding DUF1592 domain-containing protein is translated as MTALQRTTRWISFALLIGLSAGNALAEENFQTNIAPFLENHCVVCHSGDDFEGEVSFDRFDDSANIQDNYEFWEKVLRLVVEHQMPPADQTQPTADEIALLGQAIELEFNAFDCTSVKHPGRVTIRRLNKSEYNNTIRDLLGLDLHLADNFPSDDVAHGFDNVGDVLTIPPILFEKYLDAAATIAEKALADEQAKKRVLPREAANDDEQVAVARENIRQFAARAFRRPITDDESDRLFAIMRDAFERGAPRDEIFQTVVAAILIHPNFLFRVERDPDPDDEDGIRSLDGYELATRLSYFLWSSMPDQRLFDLAASGELTNKDVLAAEAKRMLADPKSRALVDNFAGQWLQLRDVSSLMPDPVRFPDFDEPLRQAMRRETETFFEQMIRQDRSVLEFLEADYTFVNERLARHYGIDSIQGESFQKVALPAGRRGVLTHSSILMLTSNPTRTSPVKRGKWILENFLAEPPPPPPADVPDLEEGGEVLGSLREQMEQHRANESCAVCHRKMDALGFGMENFDAVGAYRERDGAYEIDASGELPGGVEFDGAEELMQILVQEKSQQFCKCLAGKLLTYALGRGLTSYDRCTVNSALAAMENDGYRFSSLVAAIVTSDPFTMRERKRDQ